The following proteins come from a genomic window of Nicotiana tomentosiformis chromosome 12, ASM39032v3, whole genome shotgun sequence:
- the LOC138902858 gene encoding uncharacterized protein produces MRQDDRFAEFKGMLDSNNRMLQQLIGSTGKIQERVDSHESAIKGIEIQLGQISMALHNHPQGTLPADTQVNPKEQGPKQLMAVSLRNSNDLDLEQEIARESRPTETLVPVPIDIHDSIGLTEVMVQHAPAESSKEKEIAKETKLVKEKAVKTEPGQVQPQTTGKKQPPAPFPQRLAKYQKDEQYKKFMEMLKQIQLNIPLIEVLKEMPGYAKMKKDLISRKFDFQDLATVTLTQTCSVVVTRPIAEKLSDPGSFTIPCIIGNYSFAKALCDLGASVNPMPLAIYKWLGIERARPTSMLLQLADRTVKKHSGIIDDGLVQVGKFVFLADFVILDCQVDEEIPIILGRPFLATGRALIDCETGELKMILNDEEITFNVQKSMRRPNEFANCSLIEAVDVILEEEDESLNAKDPLVGCLMKLEEMDGEDLAEWVLALEGRGYWKRELEFEPLHLEERKKSPTKPSIEEPP; encoded by the coding sequence ATGAGACAAGATGATAGGTTTGCTGAATTTAAGGGAATGCTGGACAGCAACAACAGAATGTTGCAACAACTGATTGGGTCCACTGGAAAAATTCAAGAGAGAGTGGACTCACATGAATCAGCGATAAAGGGTATTGAGATTCAGTTAGGGCAGATCTCTATGGCTCTACACAATCATCCCCAAGGGACGCTACCTGCAGAcacacaagtcaatccaaaagaacAGGGCCCGAAGCAGCTTATGGCGGTGAGTTTAAGAAATAGTAACGATCTTGATCtagagcaagaaattgctcgCGAAAGCCGACCAACGGAAACACTTGTGCCAGTACCAATTGATATACATGATTCAATAGGGTTAACAGAGGTGATGGTACAACATGCACCAGCTGAATCTAGCAAAGAAAAAGAGATTGCGAAGGAAACTAAATTAGTGAAAGAGAAGGCAGTCAAAACAGAGCCCGGGCAGGTTCAACCTCAAACCACAGGAAAGAAGCAGCCTCCAGCACCCTTCCCTcagagattggccaaatatcagaaagatgagcagtataagaaattcatggagatgttgaaGCAAATCCAGTTGAACATCCCTTTGATTGAAGTCTTGAAAGAAATGCCTGGTTATGCTAAAATGAAGAAGGACTTGATTTCTCgtaagttcgactttcaagacttggccacGGTTACACTGACTCAGACATGTAGTGTTGTTGTGAcgagacccatagctgagaagcTGTCTGACCCTGGGAGTTTCACAATTCCATGCATAATAGGCAACTATTCTTTTGCTAAggcactttgtgatttgggggcgagcGTAAACCCGATGCCCTTGGCTATTTATAAATGGTTAGGCATTGAAAGagcaagacccacatccatgttactacagCTAGCCGACCGAACGGTGAAGAAGCACTCAGGTATAATTGATGATGGGTTGGTGCAGGTTGGAAAGTTTGTGTTTctggcagattttgtcattctggactgccaggttgacgaggagattcccataattttagggaggccattcttggccactgggagagctctaattgattgtgaaactgggGAGCTAAAGATGATATTGAACGATGAAGAGATAACGTTCAATGTGCAGAAATCTATGCGGCGACCCAATGAGTTTGCTAATTGCTCTCTAATAGAGGCTGTGGATgtgattttggaggaggaagatgagtcTCTGAACGCAAAAGACCCTCTAGTAGGATGCCTCATGAAATTAGAAGAAATGGATGGTGAGGACTTGGCAGAGTGGGTTTTGGCCCTTGAAGGGCgagggtactggaaaagagagctcgaattcgagcccttacacttagaagaaagaaaaaaatctcCAACTAAGCCATCAATTGAAGAGCCACCATAG